From Bradyrhizobium sp. AZCC 1610:
GAACATCGTAACGGCACCGCTACCGCATTTCCGCTTTACCCCGATGGCGGACATCGACCATCGCCGGATCGATGTCCGTTTTGTGCCGATTGTGTTGAAAAACTCGGCCGTTGAAGCCGAGCGGACTCGCTGATTCACTCCGTCCGTTGGGCGGGAGAGCCGAATCGATGATGGGTCAGCGGCAGATTGATCAGGCGGCGCTGTTCTACGAGTTCTCGCTTGAGCGACACGTTCCTGTTAGCCACCTGCTGAGATCGATCGACCGGTTCGTCGATTTATCGGACATCCGACGGCACCTGGAGCCATTCTACAGCTGCACTGGCCGGCCTTCGATTGATCCCGAACTGCTCGTGCGGATGCTGTTAGTTGGCTACTGCTACGGCATCCGCTCCGAACGACGCTTGTGCGAGGAAGTGCACTTGAACCTCGCTTACCGGTGGTTCTGTCGGCTCGGTCTTGAGGGCGAGGTGCCGGACCACTCGACCTTCTCCAAGAACAGGCATGGCCGCTTCCGGGACTGCGATCTGCTGCGAAAGCTGTTCGAGACGGTGGTCCAGCGCTGCATCGCAGAAGGATTAGTCGACGGCGTCGCCTTTGCGGTCGATGCCAGCTTGATTGCCGCCGACGCTAACAAGCAGCGCGCTGTTGCTGGAACTGATGAGGTTGACTGGGAGACCATTGCGAGGACGCGCCGATCCGTCCGGGAGTATCTCGATACGTTGGATGAAGCGGCCTGGGGCGCGGCGAGCGACACAGTACCGAAGTTCATTGCCAAGTCGGACCCAGCCGCGCAATGGACCGGCGCTCACAAAGGACATGCCTTCTTTGCCTACGCCAACAACTATCTGATCGACCT
This genomic window contains:
- a CDS encoding IS1182 family transposase; protein product: MMGQRQIDQAALFYEFSLERHVPVSHLLRSIDRFVDLSDIRRHLEPFYSCTGRPSIDPELLVRMLLVGYCYGIRSERRLCEEVHLNLAYRWFCRLGLEGEVPDHSTFSKNRHGRFRDCDLLRKLFETVVQRCIAEGLVDGVAFAVDASLIAADANKQRAVAGTDEVDWETIARTRRSVREYLDTLDEAAWGAASDTVPKFIAKSDPAAQWTGAHKGHAFFAYANNYLIDLKVAIIVDVEATRAIRQAEVGAARTMIERTEERLELRPERVVADTAYGTAEMLGWLVNERAIEPHIPVFDKSGRADGTFSREDFAYDQQSDVYICPAGKVLTSTGTLVNDGTTLLYRASKHDCDTCELKPRCCPKMPSRKVPRSIHEKARDVAREIAKTNAYVTSRRERKKIEMLFAHLKRILRLDRLRLKGPLGARDEFLLAATAQNLRKLAKLIPSPALQPA